The Corynebacterium pseudopelargi genome contains a region encoding:
- a CDS encoding NAD-dependent succinate-semialdehyde dehydrogenase, translating into MTAQNFPTELPQDVPTGLFIGGEFRDGSDGGTVEVYNPSNGTVLATVASASKDDAREALDKAVEVQEQWAATSTRERSEILRKAFELIHEHADELALIQSLELGRALKDSQGEVAYAAEFFRWFAEEAVRVRGDYRESPAGNARIVVRHVPVGPCLAVTPWNFPLAMGARKLAPALAAGCTMVVKPASKTPLTMLYLAKLLQQAGVPDGVVAVLPSNKASNVSSLLEDARLRKFTFTGSTEIGQMLAQKAAEKSIRVSLELGGNAPYVVLDDADMDTAVEAVATAKMRGAGQVCIAANRFLVQESIAEEFTQRVVERMKQLRQGPATLEDVDYAALSGTDQVETVSKLVDDALERGATRYLGDALPEGLPEEGYYYPLTVLGNIPDGSEILDNEIFGPVIAVSTFTSDEEAVQKANDTQFGLAAYVFSSGLERALNVAEKIEAGMVAVNKGALSDPAAPFGGVKQSGIGREGGFEGIHEFLETQFISLPK; encoded by the coding sequence ATGACTGCACAGAATTTCCCAACTGAATTGCCTCAAGATGTCCCCACCGGCCTATTCATCGGCGGAGAATTCCGCGATGGATCAGATGGCGGCACCGTCGAGGTATATAACCCCTCCAACGGCACCGTGCTGGCCACTGTGGCCTCTGCCAGCAAAGACGACGCCCGCGAGGCGCTAGATAAGGCCGTAGAAGTACAAGAGCAGTGGGCTGCAACCTCTACCCGCGAACGCTCTGAGATCCTGCGCAAGGCCTTCGAGCTCATCCACGAACACGCTGATGAACTTGCCCTGATCCAATCCCTCGAACTTGGCCGCGCGCTGAAGGACTCCCAGGGCGAAGTTGCCTATGCTGCGGAATTCTTCCGTTGGTTTGCAGAAGAGGCCGTGCGTGTTCGCGGCGATTATCGCGAAAGTCCAGCAGGCAACGCCCGCATCGTGGTTCGCCACGTTCCAGTAGGCCCCTGCCTTGCCGTCACCCCCTGGAACTTCCCGCTTGCCATGGGTGCTCGCAAGCTGGCACCAGCGCTGGCTGCTGGCTGCACCATGGTGGTCAAGCCTGCCTCAAAGACCCCGCTGACCATGCTGTACCTGGCCAAGCTGCTGCAGCAGGCAGGTGTGCCAGATGGCGTGGTTGCCGTCTTGCCTTCCAATAAGGCCTCGAACGTATCCTCCCTGCTTGAAGATGCCCGCCTGCGCAAATTCACCTTCACCGGCTCCACTGAAATTGGTCAGATGCTCGCACAAAAAGCAGCAGAGAAGTCCATTCGCGTCTCGCTCGAGCTCGGCGGCAATGCCCCGTATGTGGTGCTCGATGATGCCGACATGGACACCGCAGTGGAGGCCGTAGCAACTGCGAAGATGCGTGGCGCGGGCCAGGTGTGCATCGCCGCCAACCGCTTCCTGGTGCAAGAAAGCATCGCCGAGGAATTCACCCAGCGCGTGGTGGAGCGCATGAAGCAGCTCCGCCAAGGCCCTGCCACCTTGGAAGATGTGGACTACGCAGCACTTTCGGGCACCGATCAGGTGGAGACGGTATCCAAGCTTGTCGACGACGCCCTAGAGCGCGGTGCTACCCGCTATCTTGGAGATGCACTGCCCGAGGGCTTGCCAGAAGAAGGTTATTACTACCCGCTCACCGTCCTTGGCAATATCCCCGATGGCTCAGAGATCCTGGACAACGAGATCTTCGGCCCAGTGATCGCAGTGAGCACCTTCACCAGCGATGAAGAAGCTGTGCAAAAGGCCAACGACACGCAATTCGGTTTGGCAGCCTACGTCTTCTCCTCCGGCTTAGAGCGAGCACTGAATGTGGCAGAAAAGATCGAAGCCGGCATGGTGGCAGTAAACAAGGGTGCACTCTCTGATCCGGCTGCCCCATTTGGTGGCGTAAAGCAATCGGGTATCGGCCGCGAAGGCGGCTTTGAGGGCATCCACGAGTTCCTCGAAACCCAGTTCATCTCTTTGCCAAAATAA
- the pgi gene encoding glucose-6-phosphate isomerase produces MSFDVTATPQWEALGKRHEALQATDLRTLFGADVNRAERFSFDAAGLHVDLSKNFIDADTLNALVDLANAADLKNKIEAMYQGEHINNTEDRAVLHTALRMPVEDELEVDGQDVAADVHEVLARMRDFATALRSGAWLGYTGHTIKTVVNIGIGGSDLGPAMAVKALRAYATAGIHAKFVSNVDPADMVAVLDECDPESTLFVVASKTFTTQETLANAHAAKRWVLEKFGDEAAVAKHFVAVSTNAEKVAEFGIDTKNMFGFWNWVGGRYSVDSAIGLSLMTVIGPMDFMRFLEGFHAMDEHFRTADFRENIPVLMGLLGVFYNDFFGAETHAVLPYSEDLGRFPAYLQQLTMESNGKSVRRDGTPVTAGTGEIFWGEPGTNGQHAFFQLMHQGTKLIPADFIGFARPKQDLPTASGEGSMHDLLMSNFFAQTKVLAFGKTAEEIEAEGVAAEVVPHKVMPGNRPTTTILAEELTPYVLGSLIALYEHIVFTQGMIWDINSFDQWGVELGKQQANDLAPAVSGEQDVDSGDSSTDELIRWYRSKR; encoded by the coding sequence ATGTCATTCGACGTCACTGCCACACCGCAATGGGAGGCGCTAGGCAAGCGCCACGAGGCGCTGCAGGCCACCGATTTGCGCACACTTTTTGGCGCAGACGTCAATCGCGCCGAGCGCTTCAGCTTCGATGCCGCTGGGCTGCACGTCGATTTGTCGAAGAACTTCATCGATGCCGATACCCTCAATGCTCTTGTGGATCTGGCCAACGCCGCTGATCTAAAGAACAAGATCGAGGCCATGTACCAAGGCGAGCACATCAACAACACCGAGGATCGCGCAGTACTACACACCGCCTTGCGCATGCCGGTAGAAGATGAGCTGGAAGTCGATGGCCAAGACGTGGCCGCCGATGTGCACGAGGTGCTCGCTCGCATGCGTGACTTTGCCACGGCCCTGCGCTCCGGTGCGTGGTTGGGCTATACCGGCCACACCATCAAGACGGTGGTGAACATCGGCATCGGCGGTTCCGATTTAGGTCCCGCTATGGCAGTGAAGGCACTGCGCGCTTATGCCACCGCGGGTATTCATGCCAAGTTCGTCTCCAACGTCGATCCCGCCGATATGGTGGCAGTACTGGATGAATGCGACCCCGAATCCACCTTGTTTGTGGTGGCCTCTAAGACCTTTACCACCCAAGAAACCCTGGCCAATGCCCATGCCGCCAAGCGCTGGGTATTGGAGAAGTTCGGAGATGAAGCCGCGGTAGCAAAGCACTTCGTGGCCGTTTCTACCAACGCCGAGAAGGTTGCCGAATTCGGCATCGATACCAAGAACATGTTCGGCTTCTGGAACTGGGTTGGCGGGCGCTACTCCGTGGATTCCGCCATCGGCTTGTCCCTGATGACCGTGATTGGCCCCATGGACTTCATGCGCTTCCTCGAAGGCTTCCACGCCATGGATGAGCACTTCCGCACCGCCGATTTCCGCGAGAACATCCCCGTGCTCATGGGCTTGCTGGGCGTGTTCTACAACGACTTCTTCGGCGCAGAAACCCACGCGGTGCTGCCTTATTCCGAGGATCTTGGCCGCTTCCCCGCCTACTTGCAGCAGCTCACAATGGAGTCCAACGGCAAGTCTGTGCGCCGCGACGGCACCCCCGTGACCGCTGGTACCGGCGAGATTTTCTGGGGCGAGCCCGGCACCAATGGCCAGCACGCCTTTTTCCAGCTCATGCACCAGGGCACCAAGCTGATCCCCGCAGACTTCATTGGTTTTGCCCGCCCCAAGCAGGATCTGCCCACCGCGAGTGGCGAGGGTTCCATGCACGATCTTTTGATGAGCAACTTCTTTGCCCAAACCAAGGTCCTGGCCTTTGGCAAGACCGCCGAGGAGATCGAGGCCGAAGGCGTTGCAGCCGAGGTTGTGCCCCACAAGGTGATGCCGGGCAACCGCCCCACCACCACCATCCTTGCCGAGGAACTCACCCCCTATGTGCTTGGTTCCTTAATCGCCCTGTATGAGCACATCGTGTTTACCCAGGGCATGATCTGGGACATCAACTCCTTCGATCAATGGGGCGTTGAGCTGGGCAAGCAGCAGGCCAATGACCTTGCCCCGGCCGTCAGTGGCGAGCAGGACGTCGATTCCGGCGATTCCTCCACCGACGAGCTCATCCGCTGGTACCGCTCCAAGCGCTAA
- a CDS encoding DUF5808 domain-containing protein — MDNAQLWQRIDHPRPSTHSVKWLYLLCALIIGGAMAYVGMRWEDIPSPVPTHWGADGPDDFAPKSISAVFMGSFIFIGTIVLMVVVTGLATYAMKQNESEDHPIDRRLQSELNRVLTAKMIAYISLALALVIAVVQVCSVLPQYQHVMDGMGLFIGIMILVLVVLVLLLWWASAQTRGLQRAIEKAQQSGRMPEGAEVEGVNDHYKFGLFYYNPKDPRVTVERRFGIGIDFNYARWQGKLFAAIIFGTVVACVALPFLLS, encoded by the coding sequence ATGGATAACGCCCAACTGTGGCAACGCATAGATCACCCGAGGCCTTCTACACACAGCGTGAAGTGGCTCTACCTGCTGTGTGCACTCATCATCGGTGGGGCAATGGCGTATGTGGGGATGCGATGGGAAGACATTCCCTCGCCGGTGCCCACCCACTGGGGCGCAGACGGGCCGGATGATTTTGCGCCGAAATCGATCAGCGCTGTTTTTATGGGCAGTTTTATCTTCATCGGCACCATTGTGCTCATGGTGGTCGTGACCGGGCTTGCCACCTACGCGATGAAGCAAAATGAATCCGAAGATCACCCCATTGACCGGCGCCTGCAAAGTGAACTCAACCGGGTGCTGACAGCCAAAATGATTGCTTACATCAGCCTGGCGCTGGCACTTGTAATCGCGGTGGTTCAAGTGTGCTCGGTGCTGCCCCAGTACCAGCACGTGATGGATGGGATGGGACTGTTCATTGGCATCATGATTCTCGTGCTGGTGGTGCTGGTGCTGTTGCTTTGGTGGGCCAGTGCGCAAACGCGAGGTTTGCAGCGAGCAATCGAAAAGGCCCAGCAATCCGGGAGGATGCCAGAGGGGGCCGAGGTAGAAGGCGTCAATGACCACTACAAGTTCGGGCTTTTCTACTACAACCCTAAGGATCCGCGCGTAACAGTTGAGCGTCGCTTTGGCATCGGCATTGACTTCAACTATGCCCGCTGGCAGGGCAAGCTATTTGCCGCCATCATCTTTGGCACCGTCGTGGCGTGCGTTGCGTTGCCCTTCTTGCTGAGTTAG
- a CDS encoding DUF4112 domain-containing protein translates to MSQPAQKPNTISSKIAHVMDDSIKVPGTQRRFGLDPVMGLVPGVGAVAGALVAMGIVADAIRYRVPIIVLLRMGLMIMVDMIIGAIPFIGQAFDFGFKANKRNLRLLEEAIASPEAKRKEAKAYIIGAILVFVLLLILILVGSGVAIYFIGKALGLWG, encoded by the coding sequence GTGTCCCAACCAGCTCAAAAGCCAAACACCATTAGCAGCAAGATTGCCCATGTGATGGACGATTCCATTAAGGTGCCTGGCACGCAACGGCGCTTCGGACTCGATCCGGTCATGGGTCTGGTGCCAGGTGTCGGCGCGGTCGCCGGCGCGTTGGTGGCGATGGGCATTGTGGCCGACGCGATCCGCTATCGCGTGCCAATCATCGTGCTGCTGCGCATGGGGTTGATGATCATGGTGGATATGATCATCGGCGCAATCCCTTTCATCGGCCAGGCCTTCGACTTCGGTTTTAAGGCCAATAAGCGCAACCTGCGCCTGCTGGAAGAGGCCATCGCCAGCCCAGAGGCAAAGCGCAAGGAGGCCAAGGCCTACATCATCGGCGCGATCCTCGTCTTCGTGCTCTTGCTTATCCTCATCCTGGTGGGATCTGGTGTGGCCATCTACTTCATCGGCAAGGCGCTTGGGCTTTGGGGCTAA
- a CDS encoding cryptochrome/photolyase family protein yields the protein MGALLWFRDDLRVQDNLALLAACESAEEVVAVYLLDEHSPEIRPLGGASKWWLHHSLKALHAELRALGIQLIFRTGAAREAIPALAKEVQASAVFWNRRYGASRAIDADIKQHLHHEGIQASSFPGHLLFEPWNIANKQGDPYKVFTPFWRACREQPAPAYPKDAPDPLGGTPSDFPTASLDQILPLPTWPHEFAQHWQPGAAGAYEALEDFLDHTIDEYADGRDVPALGHTSKLSPHLRFGEISPREVWHAVAEHPAHDSEGARVFLSELGWREFAWHTLYRHPDLATRGLDRRFDAMVWEHDPEGLTLWQQGKTGFGLVDAGLRELWRTGTMHNRVRMAAASLLVKNMMIDWRLGEQWFWDTLLDADEASNPFNWQWVAGCGADASPYFRIFNPETQQKKFDANGKYVNRWAPDWMAHTPVVDLRESRARALTAFDAIKGLPR from the coding sequence ATGGGAGCATTGCTGTGGTTCAGAGATGATCTTCGAGTCCAAGACAATCTGGCGCTGCTTGCTGCCTGCGAATCTGCCGAGGAAGTGGTGGCGGTCTATCTGCTCGATGAGCACTCCCCTGAGATACGCCCCCTCGGCGGAGCGTCCAAGTGGTGGCTCCACCACAGCCTCAAAGCCTTGCACGCAGAGCTTAGAGCACTCGGCATTCAACTCATCTTCCGCACAGGTGCCGCACGCGAGGCAATCCCCGCTCTTGCGAAAGAAGTCCAGGCCTCGGCGGTGTTCTGGAATCGTCGCTATGGCGCTTCGCGAGCTATCGACGCCGATATCAAACAGCACCTCCACCACGAAGGCATCCAGGCGAGTTCTTTTCCTGGCCACCTGCTTTTTGAACCCTGGAACATCGCCAATAAGCAGGGCGATCCCTATAAGGTCTTTACCCCCTTCTGGCGGGCATGCCGCGAACAACCTGCCCCCGCCTACCCCAAGGATGCCCCCGATCCCCTTGGTGGCACCCCGAGCGACTTTCCCACAGCCTCATTGGATCAGATCCTGCCGCTGCCGACCTGGCCGCATGAATTTGCCCAGCACTGGCAACCCGGTGCGGCGGGCGCCTACGAGGCCTTGGAGGATTTCTTAGACCACACCATCGATGAATATGCCGATGGCCGTGATGTTCCTGCGTTGGGCCACACCTCCAAGCTTTCCCCGCACCTGCGTTTTGGTGAGATCAGCCCACGCGAAGTTTGGCATGCCGTGGCCGAGCACCCCGCGCATGATTCTGAGGGCGCACGGGTATTCCTCTCCGAGCTGGGTTGGCGCGAATTCGCCTGGCATACGCTCTATCGCCACCCCGATCTTGCTACCCGCGGCCTTGATCGCCGCTTCGATGCGATGGTGTGGGAGCACGACCCGGAGGGCTTGACACTGTGGCAACAGGGCAAGACGGGGTTTGGGCTTGTCGACGCAGGCCTGCGTGAGCTTTGGCGCACCGGCACCATGCACAATCGCGTGCGCATGGCCGCAGCTTCCCTGCTGGTGAAGAACATGATGATCGACTGGCGCCTTGGCGAGCAATGGTTCTGGGATACCCTGTTGGATGCCGACGAGGCCAGCAACCCTTTCAACTGGCAGTGGGTGGCCGGCTGTGGCGCAGACGCCTCACCCTATTTCCGCATCTTTAACCCCGAAACGCAGCAAAAGAAGTTCGACGCCAACGGCAAGTACGTCAACCGCTGGGCACCCGACTGGATGGCTCACACCCCAGTGGTCGATCTACGCGAATCGCGCGCCAGGGCACTGACCGCCTTTGATGCGATCAAGGGGCTGCCACGCTAG
- a CDS encoding DNA-formamidopyrimidine glycosylase family protein encodes MPEGDSVYQLSRRMQFMQGREVLGTSIRVPNFALANFDGRIVDRVWPYGKHLFMQFGPEILHTHLKMEGTWAVHLKGDKWRKPGFSARVVLELEGAPQPRPIEVVGHDLGMVRVYPTSEYHNQIGHLGPDVLGDAWLEGGEEEARRRMLAQPDRAIGLALLDQKILAGVGNEYRAEICFICGVHPAERVRYVDVDRILQVTRNLMWDNRLSPIRVSTGVRRAGETSYVFGRNHKPCRRCGSLIEKSSLVDDPRAELERIIWWCPHCQPLRGN; translated from the coding sequence ATGCCAGAGGGTGATTCCGTCTATCAACTATCCAGGCGCATGCAGTTCATGCAAGGCCGCGAGGTGCTTGGCACCAGCATCCGCGTGCCCAATTTCGCCCTGGCTAATTTTGATGGGCGCATCGTGGATCGCGTGTGGCCTTATGGCAAACACCTCTTTATGCAGTTCGGCCCGGAGATCTTGCACACGCACCTGAAAATGGAAGGCACCTGGGCGGTGCACCTCAAGGGTGATAAGTGGCGCAAGCCAGGCTTTAGTGCGCGCGTAGTACTAGAGCTCGAAGGCGCCCCGCAGCCGCGCCCCATCGAGGTGGTAGGCCACGATTTGGGCATGGTGCGGGTGTATCCCACCAGCGAATACCACAACCAGATCGGCCACCTAGGTCCTGATGTGTTGGGCGATGCTTGGTTGGAAGGCGGCGAAGAAGAAGCGCGCCGGCGGATGCTGGCGCAACCTGATCGAGCCATCGGTTTGGCCTTGTTGGATCAGAAAATTCTCGCCGGTGTGGGCAATGAGTACCGCGCGGAGATCTGCTTTATTTGCGGGGTGCATCCCGCCGAGCGAGTGCGATACGTGGACGTGGATCGGATCCTTCAGGTCACGCGCAATCTGATGTGGGACAACCGACTTTCACCCATTCGCGTATCCACCGGGGTGCGCCGCGCAGGCGAAACCTCCTATGTGTTTGGGCGCAATCACAAACCCTGCAGGCGTTGCGGCAGCCTGATTGAAAAATCTTCGCTTGTCGACGACCCACGTGCCGAACTTGAGCGCATCATCTGGTGGTGCCCGCACTGCCAGCCCCTGCGCGGGAACTAG
- a CDS encoding mismatch-specific DNA-glycosylase has translation MSTTHPSPLGGRRPTRDELPGFYDHPVSDRLPEPGAPQLELLIVGVNPGLWTAAVNAPFAHPGNRFWPSLDRAGIISPVVDCSAGMSDSDEQRLRELRIGITNLVARATARADELEKQELIRGARRVIDLVCELEPKRVAVAGITAFRTAFGLRKAKLGKQDTSLIPGWPAHVPLWVVPQPSGLNAHENIDTLAAKWQAVMHD, from the coding sequence ATGAGCACCACGCACCCATCCCCGCTCGGCGGCAGGCGCCCCACCCGCGATGAGCTTCCCGGATTCTATGACCATCCTGTCAGCGACCGCCTACCGGAACCCGGCGCGCCACAATTAGAGCTTCTGATCGTCGGTGTGAACCCTGGTTTGTGGACGGCCGCCGTCAACGCCCCCTTCGCGCACCCCGGCAACCGCTTTTGGCCCTCGCTTGATCGCGCGGGCATCATCAGCCCCGTGGTGGATTGCTCCGCCGGCATGAGCGATAGCGACGAGCAACGCTTGCGCGAGCTTCGCATCGGCATTACTAACCTGGTTGCCCGCGCCACAGCTCGCGCCGACGAACTAGAAAAGCAGGAGCTTATCCGCGGGGCCCGCCGCGTGATTGATTTAGTGTGCGAGCTTGAACCCAAGCGCGTGGCCGTAGCCGGCATCACCGCGTTTCGCACGGCCTTCGGGCTGCGCAAGGCAAAGCTGGGCAAGCAAGATACCTCGCTGATTCCCGGCTGGCCTGCCCACGTGCCGCTGTGGGTTGTGCCTCAGCCAAGTGGGCTGAATGCGCACGAAAACATTGACACCCTGGCCGCCAAGTGGCAGGCGGTGATGCACGACTAG